A part of Aegilops tauschii subsp. strangulata cultivar AL8/78 chromosome 2, Aet v6.0, whole genome shotgun sequence genomic DNA contains:
- the LOC109735308 gene encoding uncharacterized protein: MAASTKLGALGFVVLVSIGFTNASRMLASSSSAGGGGGGGGGGGSSSGGGGSGWGHGAGGGGGLGYGENGGDARNKYNFAKGAGGGGGNGAGGGSQGGSGSGSGSGGGNGVGSSGSASAPSGSGYANADGQGGGGGAGGGADGSSGSGAGSGAGKGEAESGIATAPAVAPSAGGVSYSDAGGAGTGGGGGDGGNGGGNGAGGGQAASNDTTGGNASGSGNGSGGGQGGGVAQGPSMGVGSGSGTGGGQTGSTGSYGQGYATGTGAGTGGGGGSSNNGGFGHGGGSGSGSGSAGYP; the protein is encoded by the coding sequence ATGGCTGCTAGCACTAAGCTTGGAGCTCTTGGTTTTGTTGTCCTCGTGAGCATTGGGTTCACCAATGCTTCGAGGATGCTAGCTAGCTCCTCCAGTgctggaggcggaggcgggggaggaggaggcggtggcagCTCGTCGGGTGGGGGTGGGAGTGGATGGGGCCATGGGGCCGGAGGAGGTGGTGGCTTGGGATATGGCGAGAATGGTGGAGATGCCAGGAACAAGTATAACTTTGCCAAGGgagccggtggaggagggggaaACGGCGCTGGCGGTGGTTCCCAAGGCGGATCCGGATCCGGTTCCGGCTCTGGCGGTGGCAACGGTGTTGGTTCGAGTGGCTCGGCGTCAGCCCCTAGTGGCAGTGGGTACGCCAACGCTGATggtcagggtgggggcggtggtgcaGGTGGTGGTGCAGATGGGTCAAGCGGATCTGGAGCCGGAAGTGGTGCTGGCAAAGGAGAAGCTGAGAGTGGCATAGCAACCGCCCCGGCTGTAGCTCCTTCTGCGGGTGGTGTCAGCTACTCTGATGCTGGCGGTGCTGGCactggcggtggtggcggtgacGGTGGAAATGGAGGTGGTAATGGTGCTGGAGGTGGGCAGGCCGCCAGCAATGACACTACTGGAGGCAATGCTAGTGGAAGTGGCAACGGCAGCGGAGGTGGCCAAGGTGGAGGCGTAGCTCAAGGTCCAAGCATGGGAGTTGGTTCTGGCTCTGGCACTGGAGGCGGACAGACTGGTAGCACTGGTTCCTATGGTCAAGGCTATGCCACAGGAACCGGTGCTGGAACGGGTGGCGGCGGTGGCAGCAGCAACAATGGTGGGTTCGGCCACGGTGGAGGCAGCGGATCCGGATCCGGCAGTGCCGGATACCCCTAA
- the LOC109735307 gene encoding uncharacterized protein gives MATSTKLVALGFVVLVSIGFTNASRMLASSSSAGGGGGGGGGGGSSSGGGGSGWGHGAGGGGGLGYGENGGDASNKYNFAKGAGGGGGNGAGGGSEGGSGSGSGSGGGNGVGSSGSASAPSGSGYANADGQGGGGGAGGGADGSSGSGAGSGAGKGEAESGIATAPAVAPSAGGVSYSDAGGAGTGGGGGDGGNGGGNGAGGGQAASDDTTGGNASGSGSGNGGGQGGGVAQGPSMGVGSGSGIGGGQTGSTGSYGQGYATGTGAGTGGGGGGSNNGGFGNGGGSGSGSGSAGYP, from the coding sequence ATGGCTACTAGCACTAAGCTTGTAGCTCTTGGCTTTGTTGTCCTCGTGAGCATTGGGTTCACCAATGCTTCGAGGATGCTGGCTAGCTCCTCCAGTgctggaggcggaggcgggggaggaggaggcggtggcagCTCGTCGGGTGGGGGTGGGAGTGGATGGGGCCATGGGGCCGGAGGAGGTGGTGGCTTGGGATATGGCGAGAATGGTGGAGATGCCAGTAACAAGTATAACTTCGCCAAGGGAGCTGGTGGAGGAGGGGGAAACGGTGCTGGCGGTGGTTCTGAAGGCGGATCCGGTTCCGGTTCCGGCTCTGGCGGTGGCAACGGTGTTGGTTCGAGTGGCTCGGCGTCAGCCCCTAGTGGCAGTGGGTATGCCAACGCTGATggtcagggtgggggcggtggtgcaGGTGGTGGCGCAGATGGGTCAAGCGGATCTGGAGCCGGAAGTGGTGCTGGCAAAGGAGAAGCTGAGAGTGGCATAGCAACCGCCCCGGCTGTAGCTCCTTCTGCTGGTGGTGTTAGCTATTCTGATGCTGGCGGTGCCGGCactggcggtggtggcggtgatgGTGGAAATGGAGGTGGTAATGGTGCTGGAGGTGGACAGGCCGCCAGCGATGACACTACCGGAGGCAATGCTAGTGGAAGCGGTAGCGGCAATGGTGGTGGCCAAGGTGGAGGCGTAGCTCAAGGTCCAAGCATGGGAGTTGGTTCTGGCTCTGGCATTGGGGGCGGACAGACTGGTAGCACTGGTTCCTATGGGCAAGGCTATGCCACCGGAACCGGTGCTGGAAcgggtggcggcggtggcggcagcaacaATGGTGGTTTCGGCAACGGTGGAGGTAGCGGGTCCGGATCTGGCAGTGCCGGATACCCCTAA